TGTTTCCTTCAAggtaagcaaaaaaaaaaaaaataataataacaataaaaataataatacatacataaatatttataatatattagacttGAATAAACATAATCAGTTATGATgtcaacaatttttattcactttttagacttcttaaaaaataaaaaacataacataaacatatccttaaattaaatattaattaatggtaTTCTTACCAGATGATTGCACATTTGTGTCCCCTGGATTATTACTAGGTAAACTATTAAATGGTGGACTAGCACCTAAGCTGTGTAGTCCAGCTTGAGCGATACCACTAGCTGTATTAGTACCCTCTTCAGAAGTTCGCTTGAAGAAGTTATGTTGCAAAGCATAATATGGTGTAATTCGAGTTTTTGGATCATAATCCAGCATTCGTACTATAAGATCCTAgacaattgaataaattatattttaagatatgttgaaaaacaattttatcatcaaattaagtattagaaatatttactttaaatttaaggTAGTCAGACACTGAATGCCCGGGTTCACCTAACCGTCTAGCATATGGACCCCCTGTTTCGACACCCAATATATCATGTAATCGTCGACCACCTGGATTTCTGTACTTTTTAGCATCTTTAGGTTTTTTTAAGGTGTATGAATCGACACCAGGcagtttatcaaaatatttgtgAGCTTTTTGAGCCTGGTCAAGTATATGTTTGGGTGGCATGCCAAGaacttcaataattttattcatctgatcaacctgaaaaataaaattcaataaaataacattttatcatcAATACAATTTGGATTTGCAATAAAACTTACTTCATTTGTTCCACTAAACAACGGTTCTCCAGTATGCATTTCTACTAATATACATCCTAAACTCCACATGTCTATAGCCAAATCATAAGGTATACCAAGTAAAACTTCTGGTGAACGGTAAAAACGAGATTGAATATATTGGTATATCTGTAACAAACAAATTGAACATTAAAATGATAaagtaaaaacacaatttttgtaactaactCTTTGGCCGAGTTGGCAAGATGAGCCGAAGTCAACTATTTTAATAGCCGATCTTTTAGGATTGCACAACAATATGTTTTCTGGTTTCAGATCACAATGTATGATGGACAGGTCCGGTGTGGACAGGAACAACAGAGCCGTGCACAGTTGAGCAGCAAATTTACGTGTAAGATTTAAAGAAACACCTTTAAAATTAGTGTTCCTAATCAAATCATACAAGTTATAAGATAATAACTCAAACACCAGGCACAGATGATTACGCCACATAAAATGACGCTTGAGtttaactgtaaataattattattatccatttaTTTACCGAcccacaaattataatattttcacataCCAATA
Above is a window of Metopolophium dirhodum isolate CAU chromosome 3, ASM1992520v1, whole genome shotgun sequence DNA encoding:
- the LOC132940252 gene encoding serine/threonine-protein kinase minibrain isoform X2, with the protein product MDGSNGAKQADSWHKHEPFMMVEKQKNKNHGQGSQDSNFGFGGGPLYGRLVSEDQLPMVGGVAPVHADIHAMQARIPPHFRDPSTAPLRKLSVDLIKTYKFINEVYYAKKKKRAGGGAVGLSSQPQNNGAPVEGPVANKKERRVYNDGHDDDNHDYIIRSGEKFLDRYEIISLLGKGSFGQVVKARDEEEDCYVAIKIIKNKKPFLNQAQIEVRLLEMMNRADVDNKYYIVKLKRHFMWRNHLCLVFELLSYNLYDLIRNTNFKGVSLNLTRKFAAQLCTALLFLSTPDLSIIHCDLKPENILLCNPKRSAIKIVDFGSSCQLGQRIYQYIQSRFYRSPEVLLGIPYDLAIDMWSLGCILVEMHTGEPLFSGTNEVDQMNKIIEVLGMPPKHILDQAQKAHKYFDKLPGVDSYTLKKPKDAKKYRNPGGRRLHDILGVETGGPYARRLGEPGHSVSDYLKFKDLIVRMLDYDPKTRITPYYALQHNFFKRTSEEGTNTASGIAQAGLHSLGASPPFNSLPSNNPGDTNVQSSGNTFPTHFYAR